The window GATTTTCATCCGGTTTTTAAACAGGCCCGCCTCGACGCACCAAGGCCCGGCGGTGATGGCCTACATGGCAAAAGTCCCGCTGGTCTTTTATACCACTGAATACAAGGGCAAAGGAAAATTCGAAATCAGCTGCGAAGATTTAGGAATTCCGGAAAGGTTGCCGGAAGAAACGAAGGAGGACATGATCAAAAGAACAACCGAGATCTGGACGAAAGTATTGGAAACGAAGATCAGGAAATCGCCCGAACAATACTTTTGGGTCCACCGTAGATGGAAGACTCAACCGAAACCTTTATCGTCTTAAAATACTAGGAAACATAGTTTCGAGCTTATGTTTATCCTCTAGGCGCCGATCTTATTTATGAATGCGCTTTTTTAGTTCGCTAAACTTTCCCAATAAAGAGCAAAGCCTCATTCTCATCCTGATAGCACCCTTGTTTTGTCTATTGGGGGAAACCGATCCGCATGATCGCTTCCCCGAAAAAAGGCTGGAAATGCTTATTCCTGAGTCTGCGAGCGAAGGCCCCTGGAGTGAAAACCCTTTAGAGTTTCATGATTTGGACTTTCTCGGCAATTTCTCCGAAGATAATTCAAAATCCTTAATAAAGAAGGCAGGTGAAGAGCTCGGGAAGGCGTTAGATACGTTTAGAAAATCCAGTTCCACAATCGATCGGAGACGAAGAGAAGAGGAAGCCAAATCGTTGGATTCCGAAAGATATGATTGGCAAAGAAAAACAAGACTCGAAAATTTCGAAAGAGTCGTGAATCGGGATCTTGCTCGGGCCAGACTGGAGACGATTAGCCTGCTCGCAATGGCATCACAAAATCTTGATAAAGTTAAAAACCCGAAAGTGAAGCAAACGAATTCTTTTTTGGAGATTCAGGCGGGCGTCTACCGAGAATTGATCAAGCACCAATATGCGATGAGAAACTTCGTTCAGTCGGCCGGTTTTCTGGAAAAATACATTAACTTAGACCCGAAATTCAACGAAGAGGCGGAACCCCATCAACTTCTCGCACATTGCTATGAAAGACTCTATCTAGCTGCCAAGAAAAGTAAGGATGAAGATAGCGCCCAATCTTATCTATCTTTAAGAAGAAAACACGGAATTCTTTACGCGGAACTTAAATACGGTCAAAATTCCTACGAATTCAAAAAAGTAATGGAGTTGCTTGCGCGGGATTAACGACTCGCAGCGCCTCTTCCAGATCAGGTATGCTCGGGAAGACCCAATTCCTTACGAAGTCGTTTATTTTCTTCGACTAACTCTCGTATTTCTTGTTCGGTGTACGCGAATAATTTCGTTTGAGCTTCCAGAATCCGATTCATTTCTATCTCTTCGATACTGGAATATTCGAGTGCGCGCTCGGTCGCTTTTCTCAACTCCAACGCATGTTTCAATTCCATCGTTTTAAGATTGTCGATAATCTCCGAAACTTTCAAACGCTCATGCAAGGTAAGCAGTTCTTGATTTTTAAGCTCGTTGACTCTCTCGATCGCCTTATTGATGTCTTCGTTATTCTTCTTTATCTTGGCTTCAAATTCTAAAATAGCATGTAAGGCGGCATTCGCTTTATGCGCATCCTGGTATTCTTTATTTGCCAGTTCGAAAACGCCTTCAAAGAAGCCTACATTTGCCAGGCAGCTATTACCGATTTCGTTAGCGATCAGCTTAAAGAATTCCGTTTGAATGACTCTATCCAAAATAATGCGTAGAGTCCTAGGTTGAACCGGATTTTCTAAGACCTCCGATTTACCCTTAGGAGACAATTTCGGAAAAATTTCCTCGGCATCGGGAGAAACGATAATAATTAAGGCAACGAACGGATGCAATTCGAAACGTTTCAAAAAATCGTCTTTAATTTCATTCCATTCTTTGATCTGGGTATTTACATAGAAGACATTGATATCTTGCGGATCTAATTCGATCGTTTTGTAATCCTTGAGGATCACTTTGCGCAATTCTATATTGATACGGGGATGCTTCCAGATATGGACGGGGAATTCCGCTCCGGAGGTGATATGCCATATATTTGCGGTTTTCAAAGCCGACTGCCCCCTATGCGCGCGTCTTAAAGATGACGGAATCCGAAATTTTCGGATCCTGCCGGGCTCAAGGCTAACCCCTTCCTTCCCGGTTTCTCCATAAAGATAATTTCTTGAGTACCACTGTCAATTTCGTTTTTAGGGGTTCCAAATACCCGAAACTCCTGGTTAGGAAATCGGAGACGGGAGAAAGTCTCTCCCCGATTCTCGCAAAAAACTTCATAACGGGTAAAGGCAATCGCATATCCGTTCTCTTTAGCATGATATTCAAGCTAATTATGGTAACGACGATATTACCGGCCCAGGGACCGAGCCAAACCGGAAATTTACTATTATCGGAGACGTTACTACCGACGGTGAATAAACCCCAATATATTATGATCAAAACCACTGCCATGGTAAAACTCATCCCTTTTCCGGAACGTTTCACCACTAAACCGAGCGGAAGAGAGATAATCGAAAAAATTAAACAAGAGATCGGCATCGCAATCCGCCGATGGATCTCCACATTAAATTTCGCGAGTACCTTTTTGGATTGTTTTAGTAAAGCGTCCAATTGAGTCAGAATCGAAAATTTCTGAGTCTTTTCGGAAGCGGAAATGGTCGGATCCTGTGCGGTTTGAATAACATCGATCTGCAACTGAGTTACCATCGCTTTCAGACCCCCGATCCCTTTTATGGACAATCCCATTTCGTGCAAAATTTCTAATCCGGGAATGTTCTCCAATCCTTCGCTTTCAATGCTGTTTCGAATAGAGATCAATACCGGCATCGTGAATGTTTCCGGACTTACGTTCAGCTCTAAGGTTTTCTTTTCTTCCTTTTTGGGAATGTTATAATCCATTTCCCCGTTGCGTAAATCATATACGGAGAATCCTTTCTTATCTTGATTCCATTCCAAAATCCAACCGCCTTTCAATCGGATCGATTTTTCGAATTCACCGTTCGGTCCCATTTTTTCCACAAGGGTACCTTTTTTAGCGGAAATAATCTGCGAAAGGCGTGAGCCGCCCATTGGAATCGCCGTCGTACCTATGTAAAAGTATTCGTCGCCTTCGAGAGAGATTGTCCATTCCCGAATTTGAACCCCGCTTAATTCTCCGGTTTCGGCGTTCACTCCTTCCGTATACATGGTCCGTCCTTTTTCCTCGAAAAGACCTTGCGTTTTATCTCCGCTGAATTGCCCCGGAGTCATGGCAAGAAGAGGATTATAAGCCATAACCCATTTATTAAATTCCTCCATCTTTCTGGTATTTTCGGGAGAAAGATAAAAATTCAGATAACCGACCACAAGCGCCATGACAGTTCCGAAAATGAGAAACACGACGTAGATTCTGGAGAAACTAATCCCGGCAGAGCGAATTGCGGTAATTTCGGAATCGCCGGATAACCGTCCGGCAGCCATAACCCCGCTCATAAGACAGGCCATTGGGATGGTCATCGGCATGATATTTCCCAGAAGATAACCGAAATAGTCCAATAAGCGAAGTGGATCCACGCCTTTCCCGACGAAAAGACCGATCATCTTTTGAAGAGCGAGAGCCATATAGACGGTTGTGAAAAATAGAAGGGATACGAAAAACGGAGGAACGATCTCCGATAAGATATACCGATCCAAGATCGGAATCCACCGCCAAAATTTTTCCCGATCCGTATGAACATAAAATCCGGGAGGAAGATCGGCGATGCTATGAACTCTAACGGAACGGAGGTCCGTACCTTGTCTGACTTTGCCTTTTGCTTCTACGCCGAAAACTTCCGTACTTCCCTTTCGGGTAGTACGAGCCTTGCTATTTGCAGAGGATTGGGCCGAAGCGCCTTTCCCCTTTGGTGAAGGGGAAGTTTTTTTCAAGCAAGGATCCTTCCCTTTAGGGTAGCGCTTGTAGCGGATACGATCGTAACCGAAACGGACCGACCTATCATCGATTCGGAATCCTCGCCTTCAGGGATCGGAAAAACAGTCATGCGACCGCAAGGAGTTCTACCGCAGACTTCGTTAGAAGATTTCTTCGATATTCCTTCAATTAGAATAGGATATGTTTTTCCGATCCTCGACTGATTCTGTTCCAAAGATATCGTGGTCTGTAAATCGACCAACTTCGTAAGTCGTTCCCCTTTTACTTGTTCGGGAACATCGTCCGGATAACGCTTCTGCGCGATCGTCCCCTCTCTTTCGGAATATTTAAACATAAACGCCATATCGAAGCCGACTTTTCTAACGACATCGAGTGTTTCTTCATATTGCTCGTCGGTTTCTCCCGGAAATCCTACTATGATGTCTGTCGTCAATCCTACATGCGGAACATAACCCCGGATTCGATCAACGACATCCAGAAATTCTTCCCGAGAATAAACCCGTTTCATATTCGCTAAGACTTCGGTATTCCCCGATTGAAGAGGTAAATGTATATTCGGACAAAATCTGGGATTTTCCGCCATCAACTCGAGTAAGTGCAAGGGGAAATCTTTCGGGTGAGGCGACGTAAAACGAATTCTCTCGATTTCCGTTTCGTTTAACAATAATCTTACTAAACCGGCAAAGTCGATATCTTCGAATTTGTAAGAGTTCACATTTTGACCTAAAAGAGTCAGTTGCTTTACGCCTTGGGCGACTAAATCTCTAGTCTCCCGTACTATCGAATGCGGATCCCTACTTCTTTCCCGGCCTCTTGTATAAGGAACTACACAAAAAGTGCAAAAATTATTGCAACCGCGCATAATCGTAACGAAGGCTTGAACCCCGTTTACAACCCTCGGCTCGATCTCGTCGTAGGTTTCGATTTTGGAAAGACGAGTTAGAGAAACGGATTGTTCCCCCGTGCGTATCCTGGAAATTAAGTCCGGCAACGTGCGGTAATTATCCGGTCCGACCACTAGATCCAAAGGAAGTTCCTGATGGAACAAATCCTCACCGAGATTCTGAGCCATACAACCCAGAACTCCGATCACAAGGGAAGGATTCCTTTTTTTTAAATAGCCTAGACTTTGTAAACGACCGTAGATTTTAGCGTGCGCATTCTCGCGGATCGCACAAGTATTCAAAAAGATGACGTCGGATTCTTCAGGATCGGAAACCGTTTCATATTGAGCGCCTTGCATTAAACTAGCGACGATCCCGGAATCGTATTCGTTCATTTGGCAGCCGTAAGTCTCTATATAAACCTTGCCGGCCTTGACAGCAGCTTCTATGACGCTCATAAGACGAGTTTTTGAGGTAGAAATCGTGTGTAAAGGTGATTTCATGACCCTTTTCCCGATTGAAAAATCGTTTCCTAATCTTCTCGAATCGGGCAGAATCGGGAAAAACGGAAAAACCAAGGATTGATAACCGTAGGTATTAGCATGAACCGAAAGGCAGATTATTACGGATTATTGGGACTGCCTCGAGACGCCGAAAAAAACGATATTGAAGAAGCGTTCGATAATTATATTTCCTCCTTAGACTTGAACATGTGGTACCCCTGGAGAACGGAAGCTATACGGGAAGGGGCGGAAGCATACTATTATCTTTCCGATCCGGTTCGAAGAAAACGTTATGACGGTTCTTTAGATTACGAATTAGTATTATTGGACCCGAACGGAGTTCCAAAGGAATTCGAACAATACTTCGAAATACAAAAAATTTCGACGCCTAAAGAATACCAAAGATTATACCGACAGTTTCTACTCCTGAAGTACGAACGTGAAGACAAACTCTGGTCGCTTCGGAATACTACGCTTTTCTTTCTGGGATGTTTTAGCTTTCTGATGATCGTATCCCTAATACTCGTTATTTTTCAAAAAAACGATTGGCTCTCATCGAATTCCGACCTTTTCTATCGTAAATGGGGTCTCCTTCTTTCTTCCGGTTTAATGGGAGGGGGTTACCTTTTCTTCCGGGTTCTTTACTTGAATCGGGTGCTATCGAAAAGAGAAAGAAAGAGAGAGCAAGAGATCGATGAAGAGAGCCGCCAAGCTTGACCCGAAAGCGCTTACAAGAGAAGAAGTCGAATATTATTATTCGCTTTTGCAAGAAGAAGTAACCGAATACAATTGCGGTTCCTTATGTGCACCCACCAACGGGGGAATTCCTATTTGTTGCCAAGCGGATAACGCACTCCCCGCATTGTATAAATCCGAATATGAAATGCTTTCGGAAAGGACGGATCTTTGGAAGGAATACGTTCCGGTCACAAAAGAGGAAAAAAAGGAATTCGCCGAATACGACCAAAGAAAAATTACGTTTTGCGAATGCAAAGGCGTCGCACACTGCGAAAGGGAAAATCGTTCCGTTAGTTGTCGCACATTTCCTTTAGAACCGTATTTGGATACAAGAGGCGTGATCGTAGGATTAGTTTTCATGAAAGAATTCACTTCTAAATGTCCGCTAACCTCCCGTGAGAAGGATATTCGCCAAGAATTTATAGACAATCATTTCCTTTTCTGGGAAAAACTTCTCTTTAGATTGGAATCCGAATACGAAGTCTATTGGGATTCCAGCAGAGCATACCGACGATGGCGCAAGAGAACAGGCAATGATTTTCCGATCTTATACCCGAGCCATTTAAAAGGTAAAGAATATCTAAAGCAATATATCTAGATAGCGCAACATCTTATCGACTAATTTGAAAATGATCGGTAAGATAGCCGCTATCCCTAATAGACTGGTAAAGATCCATCGCGTCTGATTTGCAATGGCAGCATGGATGTCCACTTTCAAACCAGCTATATCAGTTCGTATTTCCGTCCGGAAGGTTTCGAATTTTACATCCATCCGGGCAAATCTCTCAGTCATATCTGCTCGTAAAGTTTCAATCTTTAGATCAGTCTTTGCGAATCTTTCAGTCATATCTGATCTTAGAAATTCAATCTTCGCATCCGTCTCTGCAAATCTTTCGGTCATATCCGACCGCAATGTTTCAATCTTTAAATCAGTCTTTGCGAATCTTTCAATCATGTCCGACCGTAATGTTTCAATCTTCACATCTGTCTGTGCAAATCTTTCGGTCATATCCGACCGTAATGTTTCAATCTTTAGATCAGTCTTTGCGAATCTTTCAGTCATATCTGATCGTAGAAATTCAATCTTCGCATCCGTCTCTGCAAATCTTTCTGTCATATCTGCTTTCTGAATTTTGATCTCAACGACCGTTGATCCAAACTTCTCAATCATCTGGCTACGAAGAATCTCAATTCTTGATTCAACATTCGTAAATCCTCCCTGAACATTTTCCCGGAGGTCTAAGAATTGTCGGCCTACATCTAAGTTTGATTGCTGCATTTCTAACCGTAATTTTCCCGACTCTTCCGCAATTGATTTGGCGAAATGATTCGAAACCCGGCTTTCCAAAAATTCCGTTTCGGCTTCAAATGCATGATTTAGTAGGTCGATAAACTGATTCGATTCGTCCAGTCCCAGGACGTCTTTCAATCGTTTCGGGAGGTCTCCTATAAAAATCATTTTACTTCTCCTGAATGAACTCTGCAAGTTTTTTACTCTTTCCTCAAGTTCAGGTAATAAAAGAAGTGAAATGATCGCTCTTTTTAGGAACGAATTATATATTAAGGAATAATGATTCACCTATATTGGAATCATTATTCCGACTTAATGTTTCTCTAGTTTGGCAGCCTCGTAGGCAATGATGGCCGCTTTTCGGGTGGTCCCCCATCTATATCTATTTAATACTCCTGTTTTACGAATAACCCGATGGCATGGGATTAAATATGCTAGAGGATTTTTGGCCACCGCAGAGGCAACCGCTCGGACCGATCGTTTCGAACCTGTGCGCTCCGCAAGATCCTCATACGAAATTAGAGCCCCTTCCGGAATCGCCATTAAGGCTTCCCATACCTTCACTTGGAAATTCGTTCCGAAGAGATGAATTTTTATTCTATTCCGAGAAGGTGAGAACAATTCCTTGAGATCGGACGTGGCATTCGCATCCTCTATGAGTTCAGCGTTTTTCCATTTCCTGCGAAAGGTTTGTTCGATTTCGGAGATCGTTAAATCGTCCACGAAATGCAATTCGCAAATCCCTTTGTCGGTTTTTGCCGCGAACATATTTCCGAACGGACTCGGATGAATTCCATAACGAATTTTTAAATCTTTTCCGTTCGTTTTCCATTGACCGGGCGTCACGGCCTCGGTCGTAACGAATAAGTCGTGAAGCCTTCCGGTTCCGTTCATTCCGAGCGATAGAGCCGTATCCAAAGCACTCGAGCTTTTTTGCATTATCTCTTTCGCATATTCACGCCTTAGAAACTGCAAATACCGTTTCGGCGGAAGACCGGCCCATTCCGAAAAAATTCGATTAAAATGATATTCCGATAATCCTGCAACGGAGGCTAATTCGATTAAGTCAGGCTGCTCCGGAAAAACCGAATCGATGTATTCGATCACTCTGGCGACCGTTCGATAATATTCCGCCGATTTCTTTAAGTTCATTTTTTATCCAACCAATCGCAAATATCGGTCACAATTTGCCCTATAGAACTTTCCGTAATCATCCAATGGGATGTGTTCTCGTAAACCTTATAACCGGCAGCATATCGATCGGCAAATTTTCGCAAAGATTCGGCGTTTACGATCCTATCCTTCTCCGCAGCGGCCACAAAAACAGGACATTCGATCTGAGATTTGGAAGTATACGCGGTCCGAGAAATTTTTCCCGGAAGAACGCATTCGCGCACTACAAACGGATTTTCATTCAAAAAAGAAGGATATAAGTCTTCTCTCTCTTTACTGGATAAACACTGATAAATCCAAGTGGAAAATCCGGATAGACTCGGCCTGGATGACTTCGTAAAAAATCTCGAAATGAATGTTAAATATATTCCGAAAGCGATCGCATGTAAGCCAGGCCGATTGTATTTTGCGGGTACGACGGGACTGAGAAGGATCAATGCTTTAGGTTTTACCCGTGCTGCAATGATTTGCGCTAATAATCCTCCAAACGAATGACCTATCAGAATCGTATTCTCCCAATCGATGCTTTGTTTTTGCAGTATTTCCAGATATCGATTCGAATCGGGTAATACATCCCCTTCTTCCATGACCCCGTCGTTTCGTAATTCCGGGATCGAATACGTATACCCTCTTTCCTGAAACTTTTTTGCCATCGGAACGTATAAGCTACTCCGACACCATAAACCCTGTGCAATAACCACGTTTTTTTCCATAAATGGAGAATATACCTCCTGGAGACCGTCCTCAACCCGGTTCTTGCTATTTTGAGCCTGAATTTTTTATGTTGACCGGTCTATTTATTTAATGTTCGATGGAAATCTATGGGCGAAAAGGGTGAAAAATCCAGGGATAGAATGGTTCGAGCAATGGCTGAAGCGCTGGAAACACGCGGCTATTCCGGGACCGGTTTAAACGACATCGTCGAGGCGTCGGGAGCTCCGAAAGGATCCATTTATTTCCATTTTCCGGGAGGTAAAGAGGAATTAGCGACGGAAGCTTTATCGAGTTCGGGCGAAGAAATGGGGGAATTTTTCCAGCGAGTATTGAAGAACTCGAAAAGCGCTGCTAACGGTATCGAAAATATTTTACAATCCCTCGAGACAAAACTGATCGCTTCTAACTTTTCCAAAGGCTGCCCGATTTCCACAACTGCAAACGAAACCGCCTCGGAAGACGGAGCCGTAAACGAAATCTGTCAAAATATATTCAAAAATTGGAATGCGAAACTGGAGCTTTTCTTGAGAAATTCCGGATACGGAAAAGTTCGAGCCCGAGAGCTTTCCCTCGTTTTACTTTCCCTAATGGAGGGCGCGATACTACTTTCTAGAACAAGCAGGGATGTTCGCCCCCTTCGCTCAGCGGCAAAAGCCGCAAAACAATTACTTAATGCAGAGGAATAAAATATGAAATCATTAAAAATAATCCTGATCGTTCTGATTATCTTTACGGCGTCTCAGTTCTACCTTCTCGGATTTCCAAGATTGGCGATCCCCTCCGTTTCGACGGTGTCCGAAACGGTATCCGATCCTCGCGCTTCCAAGGAGGACTTTCGACCCGATATCCGTTTTTCGCTCATTAAGACCGGCGAAGGGAACACCCTGGAGGCGTTTATCGTAGAAGGCGGGTCAATATTCAAAAAACGTAAAATAATTCACACCGCCGTGTTAGTGCAGCATCCGAAAGGAACTCTTTTATTCGATTCGGGATTAGGAACCCGTGTCGCGGACGAATTTAAGCAACATGAATTTTATAAAAGACCTCTACTCGCGTACAAAAACGATCGCCCCGCGATTAGTCAATTGAAAGAGGCGGGCTTTGATTCTCGAAAAATCCAGTCCATATTTCTTTCCCATTTGCATTGGGATCATGCCAGCGGAATTAAAGATTTTCCTTGGGCGAAAATTTACACCACATCCGCGGAGAAGGAATTCGCCTCGTCGCACGACGGAAAAAAGAAAGGATACATATCTTCTCAATTTTCCGGAGATGAGGTGGCTTGGGGGAATATAATCTTTAATGATGGACCCTACGAGAACTACGAAAGTAGTAAAGATTGGTTTGGAGACGGAAGTCTGGTCTTTGTCCCGATTAAAGGTCACACGCCCGGCTCCGTGGGAGCATTCATAAATATCTCCGGAGAGCGTAGATATTTTTTTACAGGAGATACCACCTGGTCCCAGGAAGGATTCAGCTTTCCAGCCCACAAACCTAGAGCTGCGAGATGGATCGCCGACAACAATCCGAATCTTTTGGGCGAAGAATTGGAAAAAGTTCATCAATTACTAACGCGTTATCCGAAATTACAGATCGTACCCGCCCACGACGCGACGATCCAAGAGAGGCTTGGATTTTTTCCGAATTGGATTCGATAAAACGCACGAAAGAGAATTCAAGAAATTGATTTTATTGATCGTATCGAAAAATAAAGCGAAAAAGCAAGAGCTCATAACCTAGAATTTGTATATCCAATTTATTCTCCCCCGGCACTATGCATCCTTTTTGAAATGTGGCGATGATTCGCCTGGTCTCCTCTTCGTAGTAAGGCCGGGCTTTTTTACGCGGTTTTACTAACATCGCATAACTTTCGCTAGGATTTTTAGGGAATCTCTCTAATGTTTGAAACAAACTTTCCGGAAAAACTACGTAAGTATAAGGAATTTCCAATTTGTCGATCGCGTCGCATTCTCCTAATCGAACTCCTGTCTCCCCCAACTCGGTAACTTCGCGTCCGCCGAATTTAGGACGAATCGTGATCAGGAACGCCCGCTTTCCGAATCGTTCTAATTCCGAAAAACCTTCTTGAATATGATCTCGGTCAAAGTCCGGTCGGGAAAAATTATTCGGATCGGAAAGGATCTTTTTTAATTTGTCCCCCCAAATTTCGGAGGCAACGACCGCGTAAGAACCGTTCCAAGTCTGCCCATCAGGGATCCCTTTCTTAAACTCGTTTTCGGGAGGTAATTCATCGAAGGAAGTACGAACATTCGCACGACAATCGATACAAATTAGGCATAGGAAAACAAAAAGTAGGAATACGTTCATAGAGATGCGATTGCAGGAAAAAAGGGGCATTGATCTTCCATAATTTTCCGAAACAGTTCGTAACTAAGATCTGAAAACTCTAACGAGCGGTCTTGATAAGCAAAATTTCACGAGTGGCTCTTTCCAACTCATGTTTTACTTCCGGAGTCTTTTCGAAAACATAGGCGTCGAACAGTCCGGGTAAACATTCCGGATCACCGATAATTCGAATCGTATCTACGGCTTGCAAGCGTAACGTAAGTTTCTCCTTCTTATTTGAAGCGAACGTTATCAGAGCAGGAACAGTCGTCTTTTCTTTCAGATCGCCAACGGCTCGTAAAATGGAAAGTTTTACGTCGATGTTCCTTTCTTTATCCAAAATTCTTTTTAAATCGACCGAACCCGGATTAAACCCGAGTTTACCGATAGCTTCGGCGGCCTTGGATCGTAAAAAAGGTTCTTTATCATTTTCTAAAACTGTAATAAGCCCCTGCCCTCCTCCGTGATTTCCCAATTCAAGTAAAAGATCTATCAATCTAATTTTTAAGCTGTTTACGGTCTCTTTAGATAATTGTTCCGAAACGGACTTTGCTCCAGATTTGTCTACGAAGGGAAATAAAGCCTCGGCACACACGGCCCGAAGATCGGGATTTTGTTCGGTAATCCCTTTATAAAATAAGGAAATATATTGCCTATTTTTTCTGTCTTTCAGGACCTCGAGAGCTTGCAGACGAACATCCTCATCTTCGTCACTTGCCGCCATTTTTGGAATCAATCCCCGAGAGTCTTGGAGATTGTTCTTCAGTAACGTGGATATGAATTTTCTTCTCAACGCCGGACTTTCATCGGTCGAGAACTTATTTATCAAATTTTGGACTCTTTCATCCTTAATCCAAATGGAAGATTCTAAAAAGTACTCTCGATAAATCGGATTGGGAGAATTGGCCAAATCCAAAACATTCGGCATGGCGCGATCATCCTTCATGACCTGAACGCATCTATATGCAATCTGCCTAAGCTCGTAATCCGTATGAGTCAAACCGGTAATTACGGCATAGATCAGTCTTTTTTCTTTCTTTCTTTCGGCTAGTTCCAGGATTTTCTTTTGAAGCTCGACGTTTTTCGTTATTTTAAACAAGGCCTCGGCTTCTCCGCTCCAATTCGGAGCGAGCGAATCCAAATCGTCGATATCGGAGAATAATCCGAGTATTGCAAACTGCGTATCCTCTCTCGAATTCGGATTCGAAAGAATCCGAGGTAGTTCCCGAACAAGATCCAACCTTGCGCGGCTGCGGATCTCTTGGATGGATTTCGCCTGCTTTCTTCCATCGGATATAACATCCTCTTTGAAAGGATCTTTTACCTCCTCAGAATGTACGAAGGAGGTAATGACGAAGAAGCAAAAGAAGAGAAGGAAGGAAATCCGTCTCAGAAAACTCCCTCCCGTTGCGACGAACCTTCTAACGCGGCAGAAGCAGCACGCTTATTATCGTAAGCTTCCGTATTGGAAGGATCCAAATCTATGGAGTTTTGAAACGCTCGAACAGCTTTTTTATATTCTCCATTCTTATAATAAGCAACGCCTAGATAATTGTACGCCGTCGATGCGGTTTTGGGTTTTACTTCGGAGCGAACGATCGCGGTCAATTCCTCGATAGCCTTTTCGCGATCCAAAACGGAATTGGAGTCCAATAAAATTTTCGTCAGAACTAAGCGACCTTCGTAATCGTCCGGATTCATATGCGCGGATCGATACGCCTCGTCCTTTGCCCTGTTCCGCAAATCCGGATCCTTGGACTTGTTATATAATAAGGCAAGCTTCTTATGTGCCTGCTGTAATTCCGCGCTATTCCGAGATTGATTCAATATTTGTAATAGGATTT is drawn from Leptospira fainei serovar Hurstbridge str. BUT 6 and contains these coding sequences:
- a CDS encoding MBL fold metallo-hydrolase, encoding MKSLKIILIVLIIFTASQFYLLGFPRLAIPSVSTVSETVSDPRASKEDFRPDIRFSLIKTGEGNTLEAFIVEGGSIFKKRKIIHTAVLVQHPKGTLLFDSGLGTRVADEFKQHEFYKRPLLAYKNDRPAISQLKEAGFDSRKIQSIFLSHLHWDHASGIKDFPWAKIYTTSAEKEFASSHDGKKKGYISSQFSGDEVAWGNIIFNDGPYENYESSKDWFGDGSLVFVPIKGHTPGSVGAFINISGERRYFFTGDTTWSQEGFSFPAHKPRAARWIADNNPNLLGEELEKVHQLLTRYPKLQIVPAHDATIQERLGFFPNWIR
- a CDS encoding TetR/AcrR family transcriptional regulator — encoded protein: MGEKGEKSRDRMVRAMAEALETRGYSGTGLNDIVEASGAPKGSIYFHFPGGKEELATEALSSSGEEMGEFFQRVLKNSKSAANGIENILQSLETKLIASNFSKGCPISTTANETASEDGAVNEICQNIFKNWNAKLELFLRNSGYGKVRARELSLVLLSLMEGAILLSRTSRDVRPLRSAAKAAKQLLNAEE
- a CDS encoding alpha/beta hydrolase, which translates into the protein MEKNVVIAQGLWCRSSLYVPMAKKFQERGYTYSIPELRNDGVMEEGDVLPDSNRYLEILQKQSIDWENTILIGHSFGGLLAQIIAARVKPKALILLSPVVPAKYNRPGLHAIAFGIYLTFISRFFTKSSRPSLSGFSTWIYQCLSSKEREDLYPSFLNENPFVVRECVLPGKISRTAYTSKSQIECPVFVAAAEKDRIVNAESLRKFADRYAAGYKVYENTSHWMITESSIGQIVTDICDWLDKK
- a CDS encoding HEAT repeat domain-containing protein, with the protein product MTSFVHSEEVKDPFKEDVISDGRKQAKSIQEIRSRARLDLVRELPRILSNPNSREDTQFAILGLFSDIDDLDSLAPNWSGEAEALFKITKNVELQKKILELAERKKEKRLIYAVITGLTHTDYELRQIAYRCVQVMKDDRAMPNVLDLANSPNPIYREYFLESSIWIKDERVQNLINKFSTDESPALRRKFISTLLKNNLQDSRGLIPKMAASDEDEDVRLQALEVLKDRKNRQYISLFYKGITEQNPDLRAVCAEALFPFVDKSGAKSVSEQLSKETVNSLKIRLIDLLLELGNHGGGQGLITVLENDKEPFLRSKAAEAIGKLGFNPGSVDLKRILDKERNIDVKLSILRAVGDLKEKTTVPALITFASNKKEKLTLRLQAVDTIRIIGDPECLPGLFDAYVFEKTPEVKHELERATREILLIKTAR